From the Deltaproteobacteria bacterium genome, one window contains:
- a CDS encoding phosphoribosylanthranilate isomerase has product MIGRSPRPVIQVAGIRTPEEARMVAEAGATHVGFPLCLDVHAEDLPLKDVRAIVQDLPSFTTPVVITYLDRAVDILSLVHDTDADWVQLHGPVPVLELEKLIPSRTAGTLTVIKSLIIGPRTANMDREIAALAPLVDWFITDTYDPATGASGATGKTHDWDVSRRIVEISPRPVILAGGLNPDNILLAVETISPQGVDAHTGLEDERGFKDKKKVRAFVDKARQALARCRTSGISGSGP; this is encoded by the coding sequence GTGATCGGCCGAAGTCCGAGACCCGTCATCCAGGTGGCCGGGATTCGTACTCCGGAAGAGGCCCGCATGGTGGCCGAGGCCGGGGCCACCCATGTGGGCTTTCCTTTATGCTTGGACGTCCATGCCGAGGATCTCCCTCTCAAAGATGTCCGGGCCATTGTTCAAGATCTTCCCTCATTCACGACTCCGGTCGTCATCACCTATCTGGATCGGGCCGTCGATATCCTGTCCCTGGTCCATGACACTGATGCCGACTGGGTTCAGCTCCACGGGCCCGTTCCTGTCCTGGAGCTGGAAAAACTGATCCCCAGCCGGACTGCTGGCACCTTGACCGTCATCAAGAGTCTGATCATCGGCCCACGGACTGCGAACATGGACCGGGAAATCGCCGCTCTGGCCCCCCTTGTGGACTGGTTCATCACCGACACCTACGACCCTGCCACCGGGGCCAGCGGAGCCACGGGCAAAACCCATGACTGGGATGTCAGCCGACGGATCGTCGAGATCTCCCCCAGACCTGTCATTCTGGCCGGGGGACTGAATCCGGACAATATACTTCTGGCCGTGGAGACGATCAGCCCTCAGGGGGTCGACGCCCACACCGGGCTCGAGGATGAAAGGGGATTCAAGGACAAGAAAAAGGTCCGGGCCTTCGTAGACAAGGCCAGACAGGCCCTGGCCCGATGCCGGACGTCAGGGATTTCGGGGTCCGGGCCCTAA
- a CDS encoding DUF3426 domain-containing protein, producing the protein MIVQCPNCRTKYRFDESNIKSGSITMRCSKCSHLFRHPPEEEPELSEMPVFDEGGAEPDNQWEDSQEVGASKKGESAGASAGDEKTDFRIDFDAPPVKGGSRVLVATLALVLILSVFLALWMYYPLLKPHFPSWMGGDDTVSQVEQAVDPAMAAAQVRDISLENVRQYTVNNEKIGRLFVIEGKAVNRFPTTKELIKVRADLLDSGGNRVVTREFYCGNTVSLFQLQVYNAEELEAALSAKVGILTNNTNVAPGGDTPFMVVVPNPPDTVKEFEVTVVEAKDPPPSS; encoded by the coding sequence ATGATCGTCCAATGTCCCAATTGCCGGACCAAGTACCGCTTCGACGAGTCGAATATCAAATCCGGGAGCATCACCATGCGATGCTCAAAGTGCAGCCATTTGTTTCGGCATCCCCCTGAAGAGGAGCCGGAATTGTCGGAGATGCCCGTCTTCGACGAGGGTGGCGCCGAACCCGACAACCAGTGGGAAGATAGTCAGGAGGTCGGTGCATCAAAGAAGGGTGAGTCTGCCGGGGCCTCGGCAGGAGACGAAAAGACCGATTTTCGCATCGACTTTGATGCGCCACCCGTCAAGGGAGGCAGCCGGGTTCTTGTGGCCACCTTGGCCCTGGTTCTCATCTTGTCGGTTTTTTTGGCGTTGTGGATGTATTATCCGCTGCTCAAGCCGCATTTTCCGTCCTGGATGGGCGGGGATGATACGGTTAGCCAGGTGGAGCAGGCCGTCGATCCAGCCATGGCCGCGGCTCAGGTCAGGGACATCTCCCTGGAGAACGTCCGGCAGTACACTGTTAACAACGAGAAAATCGGCCGCCTGTTCGTCATCGAGGGAAAGGCCGTGAACCGGTTTCCAACGACCAAGGAACTGATCAAGGTCCGGGCCGATCTTCTGGATTCCGGGGGCAACCGGGTGGTGACCAGGGAGTTCTATTGCGGGAACACGGTGTCGCTGTTTCAGCTTCAGGTCTATAACGCCGAGGAACTGGAGGCGGCCTTGAGCGCCAAGGTTGGCATTCTGACCAACAATACCAATGTCGCCCCGGGGGGTGACACCCCATTCATGGTCGTGGTGCCCAACCCTCCGGATACGGTCAAGGAGTTCGAGGTCACGGTGGTCGAGGCCAAGGATCCACCCCCCTCCAGTTAG
- the hpt gene encoding hypoxanthine phosphoribosyltransferase has product MKNQDYDKDRLEVVFSPETIQSRIRELGREINEFYRGRPLVAVCVLKGAFIFFADLVRELDLDVTIDFVRLSSYADRTARQDRILFSKDMETSVVGRDVLVIEDIVDTGHSMAFLVKVLNARGPNSVRIAALVDKYERREAEVRVDFSGFKLREGFIVGYGLDYAEKYRHKPGIYELTPGQGETS; this is encoded by the coding sequence GTGAAGAATCAAGATTATGACAAAGACAGGCTCGAAGTGGTCTTTTCGCCCGAGACCATTCAGTCCAGGATCCGTGAACTGGGCAGGGAGATCAACGAATTCTACCGGGGCAGGCCTCTGGTGGCGGTCTGTGTTCTCAAGGGGGCCTTCATCTTTTTCGCCGACCTGGTCCGGGAACTGGATCTGGACGTGACCATCGACTTTGTTCGTCTGTCGAGCTACGCTGATCGAACCGCCAGACAGGACCGGATATTGTTTTCCAAGGACATGGAGACGTCGGTGGTCGGGCGAGACGTCCTCGTGATCGAAGATATCGTCGATACGGGTCACTCCATGGCCTTTTTGGTCAAGGTCCTGAATGCCAGGGGGCCCAATAGCGTCCGCATCGCGGCCCTGGTGGACAAATACGAGCGCCGGGAGGCCGAGGTTCGGGTGGATTTCTCTGGTTTCAAGCTTCGCGAGGGCTTCATCGTCGGGTATGGGCTTGATTATGCCGAGAAATATCGGCATAAGCCCGGCATTTACGAGCTCACTCCAGGTCAGGGGGAAACGTCATGA
- a CDS encoding NAD(P)/FAD-dependent oxidoreductase encodes MPDKTQVLIVGQGPAGLSAAIYTGRAGYDTLILGCPPKVAGDYEIDNYFGFSETISGRELIDRGIAQARRFGVDIRCDRVLGIHHGQNSGFHVRTEKGEVEADAVILATGVSRIRPGISNLGDYEGKGVSYCVSCDGFFFKGARVVVAGEGVFAANQALELLQYTPHVTVCTQGKAPTMTQEFRDRLDKMGIPVLEDKIVTLEGQGTLQSMVLESGQRLEAEGLFIAMGEASSNDFAYTLGLERRGVFIDADCDQKTNIPGVFAAGDCVGRFLQISVAVGEGAKAARAAINHLKKVN; translated from the coding sequence ATGCCTGACAAAACCCAGGTTCTGATCGTCGGCCAGGGCCCGGCTGGCCTTTCCGCAGCCATCTACACCGGACGGGCCGGCTACGACACCCTCATCCTCGGCTGCCCGCCCAAGGTGGCCGGAGACTACGAGATAGACAACTATTTCGGATTCTCGGAAACCATTTCAGGCCGCGAACTGATCGACCGAGGCATTGCCCAGGCCCGGCGGTTCGGGGTCGATATCCGTTGCGACCGGGTCCTCGGCATTCACCACGGCCAGAACAGCGGCTTCCATGTCCGGACCGAAAAGGGCGAGGTCGAGGCCGATGCCGTCATCCTGGCCACGGGCGTATCTCGAATCCGGCCCGGAATCTCCAATCTCGGAGACTATGAGGGCAAGGGCGTGTCCTATTGCGTCAGCTGCGACGGGTTCTTCTTCAAAGGCGCCCGGGTCGTGGTCGCCGGCGAGGGAGTGTTCGCCGCCAACCAGGCCCTGGAACTCCTCCAGTACACCCCCCATGTGACCGTCTGCACCCAGGGCAAGGCCCCGACCATGACCCAGGAGTTCAGGGACCGTCTCGACAAAATGGGTATCCCCGTTCTGGAAGACAAGATCGTCACCCTTGAAGGCCAGGGAACACTCCAGTCCATGGTTCTGGAATCTGGGCAAAGACTTGAAGCCGAGGGACTGTTCATCGCCATGGGCGAGGCCTCGTCCAACGACTTCGCCTACACCCTGGGCCTGGAGCGCCGGGGAGTATTCATAGATGCCGACTGCGACCAAAAGACAAATATCCCCGGTGTGTTCGCCGCCGGCGACTGCGTGGGCCGCTTCCTCCAGATCAGTGTGGCCGTGGGCGAAGGGGCCAAGGCCGCCCGAGCGGCCATCAATCACCTGAAAAAGGTCAACTGA